The Cyanobacteriota bacterium sequence AAGTTCTTGTAGAACTTGCTCCATCATGAATAGCGCTGCTTTCTGACCTCGATACTCTGCGCCGATCGCTACCCCGGCAATGCCCGTCATAGCCACACGTCGCCCCCCGAACCATTGCCCCATCGGAATTAAGGCCACTCCTCCTAGGATGTTATCTCCCTGGCGAACGATGCGGTAGTTTTCCATTCCCAGGCGGGCATAGAATGGTTCGTCTTCCCAGGCTGTAATGTTGAAGCACTGTTGCAGGATGGCACCGTAGCGATCGGCATCGGCCATGTCTCGCAGACGGCTATAGTCAAGCGGGGTCATGGTTTTCCAAAATGGGTACCAGTGTTACACCATACTCGACCTCAAAGGCTGATTTCTTGTAGTTCAAGCTCCAGATTTCAAGGCTACAGTCGTCATTAGCCACGGCTGGACGAATCCACAGATGCAGTTCTCGTTTCTCTGGGTGATAGTCACAGTAAATGCTCTCAATGGCCCCAATCTGGCGACGGTCAAGGGCTACGGCTAGCCGCAACAGAGCGCTGAGTTGCTCCACTGCTTTGCGATGGT is a genomic window containing:
- a CDS encoding GNAT family N-acetyltransferase, with the translated sequence MTPLDYSRLRDMADADRYGAILQQCFNITAWEDEPFYARLGMENYRIVRQGDNILGGVALIPMGQWFGGRRVAMTGIAGVAIGAEYRGQKAALFMMEQVLQELHATGIALSTLYPAIHHLYRKLGYGQGGVYYGWSLSTDSIGLRERRLPIHPVSPMGNQFPVEPFQALYQQQAQIHNGHLDRHPRI